The Streptomyces sp. NBC_01439 genome contains the following window.
ATGTTCGTTGCTGGTGTGGCGGAAAGGGCTGGCGAAACGGGACGGCCACCGGAGTTCTGCGGTGGCCGTCCGCCGCACTTCAGATCCCGCCGGGGCCGAGAAGTTGTTCAGGGGGTCGACGGCGCGGGTGGTCGGCCGCGTCGGACCGCCGACCGGTCGTCCTCCGTGCGCCGCACTGTGCGCGTGCGTCCGCACCGACGTCGCCGACCCGCCACAACTGCGGCTCGCTCCCGCAGTCTTGTCGGAAGATCACAAGTTCCGCGGTGACCGGTCGGCTGCGGGCTACGCTCCCCGCACTGGGTTCCTCGACACCTGCGCCATCTGGGCAACCACGCTGAACGCCCGGGCCTGCCGTGAGATCGCCGTCGCCCGCGGTTGCTCTCCGCGCAAAATAGCCACCATCTCCACGACCTCGCACAGATCGGCCGGCATCTGGAGGTAGCCGTCGCGGTCCCGCCTTAACACACCCCGCACCGCGGCCGGGTAACCGGCCGTTGGCACCCCTCCCGTGGTCGCAGCGCCTCCGGTCACCAGCGTGTGAACGCGACGACGACGGCCCCCTGGTCCAGTCCGGGCCCTGCCCCCGTCCCGTACTTCCTCTGATGGAAAGCCTTGCCCTGTTGACCCTGGCCGAACACCCGACCACTGCCCCGCCGCTCGCCACGTACGGCGCCGTACTGGGCAGCCGACACGTTGTCCGCCTGCTCGGCGGCACCCTGATCGGGCGCCTGCCCAACTCCATGGTGCCCGTGGGGCTCGTCCTGTGGATCACCGGCTGCGGGGGGTCGCTGGCCTTCGCCGGAATGCTCACCGCCCTCTACGGGCTGGCATCCGGGCTGTCCCAGCCGGTCAAAGGCAGGCTGATGGACCGCTACGGTCAAACCCGGGTATCGACACCGGCGGTGTTGCTCAACGCAAGCTGCCTGGCGACGCTCCCTTCGATCGGGGTGGGCGGGCATCCCGCGGCGGTGACCGCGGTGGTCGGGCTCGCGGGTCTGGTCACACCGCCGCTGGAGGCAGGGCTTCGGGCGCTTTGGCCGACCGTCCTGCCTGACCTGGGGCGGCGCCGAGTCGTCCAAGCGCTCGACACCGGCTCTCAGGGACTCCTCTACATCGCCGGCCCCCTGCTCGCCTCGTGGCTGGCGACCACGCACGGGCCCGACACCGCCTTGGCCGCGACCGCCGCCCTCGGGCTCGCGGGCACGACGGTCGTCCTGACCGCCGCACCGTCGCAGGCCTGGCGTCCTGCCACCGGGGTGACCGAAAGAGGACGGCTGATGAGCGCCGGCCTGGTGCTGCTGTTCACCGCGCTGGCGGGAACGGGGTTCGCGTTCGGGGCGATGAACGTGTGGGCCGCACGCATGGCCGGCACCCACGGGCAGGCCATGCTCTGCGGACTGCTTCCTGCCGTGTTCTCCACCGGCAGCTTCTTGGGCAGCCTGATCTACGCACGCCGGGCATGGCCCGGCACGACCAAGTCCCAACTCATCACCACCAGCGCCCTGTTCCTCCTCGGCTGGGCGCCCCTGCTGGCCCAGCCCGGCCCCCGCACGGCCTTCGCCCTCACGGCGATACCGGGCCTGTTCTTCACCTTGATCATCACCAACGGCTTCCACACCGTGGACGATCTCGCCTCCGCCTCCCGCACCACCGAGGCGTACGCCTGGTTGATCCTGTCGGTCGGCACCGGGCAGGCAGCCGGAACCGCGCTCGCCGCAGCCCTCGCCGCCTACCCCGGTGTCCTGGCCGCGCTCCCCACCGGCGGCGCCGCCACCGCGCTGACCATCCTGCTCCTCGCCCGCGGCAAGCTCGGCCCGGGCCGTCGCCTCGGCCGCCACCGGCGTCCCCGCCAACAGGGACAGCCTCGCCGAATGCCGCCACCGACTCGATGGCGCGCGGCGGGCGCGGCCTCGCTGCCCTTGGCGTCGACCGGCTCTGAAGGGGCGCTCCGCGCCGTGCCCGGTCACGCTCGAGGGAATCGGCGGGCGGCGGCGCCCCGGCCGAACCGGTGGCGGTCGACCTCCATGATGGTGGCTGCGGCGGAGCCGAGGCGTCCGCATGCGAGCGCGGTGGAGTAGCCGCTGCGGCGCCCGTGACACGCGGGGCCAGGGTGAAGAACGCGCCGCTCGACCGCTATGAGCTGCGCACGCACCGCATCCCGTTCCGGGTCTCGGGTCGCCTGCCTGCATGCCGAACGGCTGGAACGATCGGTCAACCGCGTTCCCAGTAGGAACAGGGGGGTGGGATGTCCTCGGCCCCTGGGGTCGGGGCGGGACAGCCCGAAGGCGTGCCGCTCGGGTCGGGACCCCGCTCCCAGTGGGTCGACATCGGACCAGGACTCTCCGATTCATCCAGGTAAAGAGTGAGCGCACCACATAACAACACGAGAGCCAACCATCCTGCCCCCGCCCACACCCAGACCCTCCGCGACACTGCTCCCCCTCGACTTCAATCACCTGGGAACAGTCTGCCCGGTAAACCTGCGCGGCCCTCACCTCCAGTCCGGCTCCCGTCCCCCGGCCTTGCCGTGTTGGAGGGCTTCCGCCGCTGTCGATGGAGAGAGGGGGAGCGCCCTCCGTCGGTGTCAGTGGGGGCCGATACCTTCACGCGCATGACGACGCGTTCCACGCCGCCGACGGCGCTGTTGACCGACCCCACGGGCGAAACGGCGGTCCTCGGCCTACCCCCGGGCTCTCTGGTGACCGAGACCCATGACGGCCCTTGGCGTGAGCCGCTGCTCTGGGTGGCCGACGGGACCGCGGTGCCCGGCGCCTGGGCACGGTACCGGTCGGTCCGGGATGCGGTGGGACTGCAGCCCGTCCTCCTTCAGGACGAACCGGGCAGTGAGGAGTGGTGGGGCGGTGAGCTGGATCCCGGCATGATGTCGGATCCCGGCGATCACCAGGTCGAGGATGTTCTCCAGACCCTTTGGGAGTCGGCGGTTTCGGAGACCGAGGAGAACGAAGACGAAGAGGACGCCGGCGAGACCATCGCCCCGTTCACCGGTCACTGGCCCGGGCTTGCGTCGGTAGGAGGGACGCCGGTGGATCCGGAGGCGACCGCCGGGGACGTTGCCGATGCTTTGATCGGGCCCTGGCTCAAGAGCCCTCGGCTCGCATTGGTCCCGGTGGGCCGGCCTGCGGACCTCCCTGCGGCGATCGGCTGGTCGGGGCCGGTCAACCACGTGACCGACGTGGCGCGGCTGTGTGCGGTTCTCCGTTCCTGGGAGGACCGCTTCGGGGCCCGGGTGGTCGCCCTGTCGTCCGCGCGGCTGGACCTGTCCGTGGCAGCTCCACCGCAGTCACTGGACGAGGCGCTCGCGGTCGCCGCGGAACACTTCGCGTTCTGCCCGGACACCATCTGGCAGGGGTACGAGAGCATCCGGCTCTACGCGGAGCAAGCGCTGCTGGGCAACCCCCACTGGACGTTCTGGTGGGATTGATGCCGTCTACGGAAGGTCCGTGCGGCGGGTGGAGAACCCTCGGGCCGCTCCGCAGGGCGGGTAGTCCGCCTTCACCGGAGACCCGGCTTCCCGGCGCCCGGCGGGTCCGGCGCCCGGCGGGTCCGGCGCCCGGCGGGTCCGGCGCCCGGCGGGTCCGGCCCGTCAAGGCCATGGCACCGGCTGGAGGGCCGTCTCCTTGAGGACCTTCAGGAAGGCTTCGACCGGGGCCGGGAGCGGTGGTGCGCCGTAGACGACGGCGTCGACGAAGCGGTGGTCGTCCGGTAGGCGGTCGATCCGCACGCCGGGGTGGAGATGAGCGCGCAGGGCGAGGCCGGGCAGCGTACTGACGCCGAGGCCGGCGGCCACGAGTGCCTGGGCCGCGACGTAATCGTCGGTCTCGAAGGCGATCGTAGGAGTGAAGCCGCGCTTCCCGCACGCTGACAGCAGGTGCGAACGGCACCGCTCGCAGCCGGCGATCCACCGTTGTCCGCGGTAGGTGTCGAGGTCGGTGCGGGGGCCGGGCCAGGACGCGCCGGCCCGGCTGACGACGTAGAGCGGCTCGTGCAGGATCGGTGTCACGGTGTGGCCCTCGCGGCCACCGGGCGGACCGTCACCGTGGTGGAAGGTGAAGGCGACATCGGCCTCGCCGCGCCGTAGGGCCGCCAGGGCTTCGGGAGGCTCCGCTTCCGTCAGTGCCAGTTCGATGTCCGGGTGTGCGACGCCGAAGGCAGCGGCCACCGCGGGTACGAGCGTGGCGAGCGCGGAGGGGAACGCCGCGAGGCGGACCCGTCCGGCGCTGAGCCCGGCGTGGGCGGCGAGTTCGGTCCGGGCCGATTCGATCCGGCCGAGGATCTCCTCCGCACGATCGGCGAGCAGTCGGCCGGCCTCGGTCAGCCGGATGCCACGGCCCGCCCGCTGGACGAGCGGCACACCGGCTTCGGCCTCGAGCCGGGCGAGGTGGTGGCTGACCGACGGCTGCGCATAGTGCAGCGCCGCGGCGGCAGCCGTCACCGAACCCTCGCGTGCGATGGCGGCGAACACCCTGAGTCGGTTCTCGTCGAACATTCATCGATGATATCGATGAAGTCATTGGAAACTGGCATTTGTCCTATGGATTGGGCCCTGCGCAGCATGAGGGCATGCACAGTCCCACGATCTCCGACGTCCTTCGCGCGCGTCGTCTGCAGAGCGCGCACCTGTCCCCGACCCCTCTGCTCTCCTATCCCGCCCTCGACGCCACCGTCGGCGCCGGCATCCGCGTCCTGGTCAAACACGAGAACCTGCAGCCGACCGGCGCCCTCAAGGTCCGCGGAGGCGTCACCCTGCTGGCCGGGATGGACCCCGTCGAGCGTGCACGGGGCGTTCTCTCGTACTCCACCGGCAACCACGCGCAGTCCCTCGCCCATGCCGCGGCGCTCTTCCACGTCCCCTGCACCATCGTCATGCCGAAGAACCCGAACCCGCTGAAGGCCGAGGCCGTTCGGCGCCTCGGCGCCGAACTGGTGGAACACGGCGCGGACTTCGAAGAGGCCCGCCGCCACGCCGAGCAGCTCGCGCCCCGGCGTGGGATGCGCTTGGTCAGCGCGGCGAACGAGCCGGACCTCATCGCGGGCGTGGCCACCACGTACCTGGAGGTCTTCGAGCAGGAGCCGGACCTCGACGCGATCATCGTGCCGGTCGGTGGCGGCAGCGGCGCCGCCGCCGCTTGCCTGGTGGCGGCGGCGATCAGCCCGCGCTGCCGCGTCATCGCGGTGCAGTCCCGCCGCTCGCCGGCCGCGCACGACTCCTGGCGCTCGGGCAGCTGCGTCCAGCGTCCGAACACCACGACGGCGGAGGGCCTGGCCACCGGGTCGGGTTTCGAGCTGACGCAACGTCTGTTCCGGGAGCACCTCGCGGACTTCCAGCTGGTCGGCGATGACGAGATCCGATGGGCCCAGTGGCTGCTCATGCGTGATGCCCGGACGGTGGCCGAGGCGGCTGCCGCCGCACCGCTGGCGGCGCTCCTCGCCGCACGCGACGACCTTGCCGGGCAGCGGGTGGCCATCATGTGCACGGGCGGCAACGCCGGCGAAGCCGAGCTGCGGGCCTGTCTCTCCGCCGCGCCCTCGGGCGGATGAAGCCGTTCGCGGGCTCCTGCCGCGAGAGGAGGTGGGGACTCCCCCGGCGCGCTGGAACGGATCCGCGCAGCCGGGGCCGTGATCGATACTGATCTTCATGCACGTCAACGTCACGGCCACCACCCTGGAACGCGTCGCCGGTCACCGGATCCGCTTCGACGCCCGGTTCGAGCAGTACTTCGCCGGCCTCGGCGAGCGTTTCGACGTCCCGGTGCCCAGCCGGTACGTCCCCCACTGCCTGGAACTCCTGCGGGAGTTCTCGATGCGCGGCGGCAAGCGGCTGCGGGTCGTCCTGCTGTACGAGGCGGCCCGACTGGTCACCACCGACGAGGTACCGGGGCTCGCCGAGGCCGCACTGAGCATCGAACTGCTCCAGACGCACGGCCTCGTCCACGACGACATCATCGACGACGCACCCCTGCGCCGCGGCGGCCCCTCGACGTACTACGCGTACCGCCGGGAGTTCCCCGGCCAGGGCGCCAAGGCCCTCGGGCTCGCGATGCTCGCCGGGGACCTCGCGGCGTTCCTGTCCACCCAGGTGCTGCTGGAGGCCGAGGTCCCCGCCGAACTCCGCCAGGCCCTGCTCGGCGTGCACACGCGCACCGCCGCGGAGACCGTGGCCGGGCAGATCGCCGACCTGGAGCGGGACTCCCACACCCTGCCCGACGAAGAGTTCCTGCACACCGTCACCGACTTCAAGAGCGCGCGGTACTCGATCCTGGCGCCGCTGACAATGGGCCTGCTGGCCGCCGGCGGGGATCCGGCGCCACACCGCGCCCGACTTCACCGCTACTCCCGGCTGGTGGGGGTGTCCGAGCAGATGCGCGACGACTTCCTCGACTTCTTCGGCCCGTCCGGCGACGACCCGGCGGCCGAGGTGAAGTCCACCGGGGCCGACATCCGCTCGGGCCGCCGCACCTACGCCGTGCGTGCGACCCTGGCCGCCGCGACCGGGGCCGACGCGGCCCTCGTCGAAGCCGCGCTCGGCGATCCCGGCTGCCCGGACGAAACCCTGGGCCGGATCAGGGAGATCGCCCGCGCCGCCGGCGTGGACCGGCGGCTCAAGGCGGAGATCCGGCGGCACGCGGAGGCAGCCGCTGCAGAGGCCGCGTCCTGGGAGCCGTACTGGCGCGCGGAAGCCGTGGAGTTCTTCCGGGGCCTGCCGATGTGGAACGTGGACCGGATGTCCTGAGGGGCGACGAGGGCCGCTGCGCGAGCCCGCGCGAACGGTCGCGGACGGACGCGAACCGTCATACGACGTCGGCCCCGCGTCGAAGCCCTTGCCGGGCAGCCGGACGGCCGGCGTTCCTTCCCGGACGCCCGCCGCATTCGGCCGGGACCCCGGAGCCCCCGGGCCAGGGCCTCGGGCCGGGCCCCGGGGCCGGGCCCCCGGGCCGGGTCAGTTTCCACGCCCCTCCTGGCAGGCGTTCGACATGGCCGACATCCAGGCGAACGCCGCCTCGCACTGCTCCGGCGTCAGCCCCGCCTCCAGTTCGGCCTCGCGCCGCTGGACGGCCGGGAGCGCGTTCTCGTAGCGCGCGCGTCCTAGCTCCGTCAGGCTCAACTGGTGGGTCCTGCGGTCGGTGGCGTGCGGGGCTCGGACGATCAGGCCGTCACGTTCCAGCGCCGCGAGCATCTCGTTGGCGGCTTGGCGGGAGCTCCCGACCAGGCGGGCCAGCTGGGCCACCGAGATGCCCGGGGTCTCTCCCACGATCATCAAGGTCGCGAACTGCGGCACGGTGAGCCCGAATTCCTCCAGCTCCGCCCCGATCGCCGCCCGCATGCTGAGCCAGGCGTGGCGCACCACGAAGCTCAGCACCCGACCGTGACTCTGCTCGCCCATCGGACGACCTCCGAATTCATGATTGACAGGTACTTTACGAGTTTGCCACGATGAGGGAATCGTCAAGTACTTGACGATTCTTGGGTGGCGCGCCACCGTCGCGTGCTCCGTGATGCGCACCCCCCAAAAGCCAACTCACCTCGGTTCGGAGGCAGTCACGCATGTCCTCGGCAACGTCACCGGCGTCGTCCACCCCACCACCGGGCCGTCAGCGGCTCATCCTCGGCGTCCTCGTCTTCGCCCAGCTCCTCATCTGGCTCGACGGCACCATCTTGACCACCGCGTTCGAGACGCTCTCGGACCCCGTCCGGGGGTTAGGCGCCACCCCCGGTGAGCTCCAATGGGCCACCGGCGCCTACACGCTGGTCTTCGCCGGCCTGATGTTCACCGGGGGCTCGCTCGGTGACCGGTTCGGCCACCGCAACCTGCTGCTGACGGGCATGGCGCTCTTCGGCGCCGCGTCCGCCCTCGCCGCCTACGCCACCACCCCCGGCCAACTCATCGCCGCCCGGGCCGTCATGGGAGCCGGTGCCGCGCTGCTCGTCCCGGCGACCATGGCGGTGGTCAGCTGGACGTTCCAGCCCGCGCAGCGCCCGGCCGCCTTCGGCACCCTGTCGTCCTTCGCCGGCGTCGGCCTCGCCGCGGGGCCGATCCTCGCCGGGGTACTGCTCGCGCGGTTCTGGTGGGGATCGGTGTTCCTGGTCAACGTGCCCGTCGTCGTCCTCGGCCTCGGCTTCATCGCCCGGTACGTGCCCAACTCCCGCAGCCCGCAGGTCCGCCGCCTCGACCCGGCCGGACTGCTGCTGTCGACCGGCGGCCTGGGCATCCTCGCGTACGGCCTGATCCGCGCCGGCCAGGACGCTTCCTTCGCCCAGCCGCGCGTCTGGGGATCCGCCCTCGTCGGCAGCGCGCTGATCGCCGCGTTCGTCGTCGTCGAGCTGCGGATCGCCCATCCCAGCTTCGACCCGCGGTTGTTGGCACAGCGCCGCTTCGCCGCCGGGAACCTGACCCTGATGGCGGTCTTCCTGGCCATGACGGCCGGATCCTTCTACCTCGCCTTCTACCTGCAGGGCCTACGCGGGTACTCGGCGCTGGACGCCTCGCTCCTCGCGCTCCCGGGAGCCCTCGGGGTGATCGTCGGCTCCCCGATCGCCGTCCGGCTGGTCCGACGGACCTCCGTCCGACTCGTCTCCTCGATCGCGCTGACCGTCGCGGCCGCGGCGATGGGCTCGTTCGCCCTGTTCGGAGCGGCCACACCGATCGTCTGGTACGCGGCGGTCGTGCTGGTCCAGGGCACCGCGATCGGCATGGTGATCGCTCCCGTGACGGGCGCGGTACTGGGTTCCCTGCCGCTGGAGCGGTCCGGCGCGGGCAGCGCGGTCAACAGCACCCTGCGCCAGACCGGCAGCGTGCTGGGCATCGCGGCCGGCGGCACGATCACCTCGATCGTCTACCGGAGTTCGATCGACGGCTCGCTGACCGGCCTCCCCGATCCGGTACGGGAACCCGCGCGGGTCTCGGCCGAACTCGCCCGGCACGTGGCGGTGGCCACGCACGACACCCGGCTCGCCGCGGCCGCCGACAGCGCCTTCCTGCACGCCATGCACGTCGGGGCGCTCTGGACGGCCGGGTTCGCGCTGATCGGCGCGGCCGTCCTGGCCGTCGGGTTCCGGCCGGACCGCCCCACGGGTCGAGAGCAGGAGCGGGAGCGGGAGCAGGAACGGACCCGGGAGGTGGGGCGTGCGGCGCGCGCCGGGAGTTCCACGCCCGTGTGACGCGCAGCCGCGCCCGGTCGGCTGCGGCCGACCCGTGCGGACCCCGGCGCGGCATTCGGGTGGCGGACCGCCGTGTCGAACCGCCCGACCCGGACCGGTTCGCCATCCTGGGCCGGGCACGGCAGCGCGATCGCCGCTGCCCTCCCCCACGGCGAGAAGGAGTACGGCATGCCGACGGACGCGGTCGGGCGTTTCCTCGCGGCTCTGGGACCGCAGCAGCAGGAGGCCGTCACCAGCAGACCGCCGCAGGAGCAGGAGCGGCTCGCGGCGGCCTGGGAGCGGGAGTTGGCCTCGGACGACGAGCTCGACACGCTCGACGAGCTGTCGCCGCCCGCGGCGGAGGCCGAGGCGGCCCGTCGCGTCCTGGACCGCGAGGGGTGACGCGCCCCCGCGGGCAGGGCCGGTCCGGCGCCCTCTCCCCTGCCGCCGCGCGCGGGCGCCGGACCGGAGGTTTCAGTGGCCGGGGGTCTCGAGCGGCCGCAGGAAACGGCGCTCGTACCGCTTGATGCAGCGGGTTTCGCGCGCCAGGTCGAAGGCGGCCTGGCACTCGGGGTCGGACATGCTGTCCGTGCGGTACTGCTCGTAGGCGGCGAAGCCGGGGAAGGAGAAGAGCGCGTAGGCGATGTCGCTGTCGCCCTCGCTGGGCAGGAAGTAGCCGTGGTGGGTGCCTCCGAACCGGTTGACCAGCCGGACCCAACGGCGCCCGTACTCCTCGAATTCCGCGAGCTTGTCGACGTCGATCTCGTACTTCAGATGAATGGTGATCACCGCCCCATCATGCCGGGCCCCACGACTTCCCCCGGTGGGCGAGCAATCGCCGACTTCCGGGAGGGCGGCGCGGCAAATCCTCGTACGCTGCGGGAGTGGGAGACCTTGAGCGAGGGGGGACCGCATGTCCATGCGGAAGGGTGCCAACGTACCGGTGCCGAGCGCCACGGTCCGGGTGGAGTTGGGGTGGCGAGCGGGTCCCGGCGCGCCCGATGTGGACGTCTCGGCCCTGCTGCTCACGGCAGCGGGCAAGGTGCGGTCGGACGACGACTTCGTGTTCTACAACCAACCCGTGCACCCCAGTGGTGCCGTGCGCCACGAGGGACGGCGCCAGGACGGCACGGGCGTGCTCGAAACGATAGGGGTGACGCTGTCCGGGGTGGAGGAGGAGATCGGAACCGTGGTGGTCGCGGCTTCCACCGACGGCACGTTCGGTCAGGTCTCCGGACTCTTCGTACGCGTGCTGGACGCGCGGAGCGGCGTCGAGACGGCCCGGTTCGACGCGACGGATGCCACGACGGAGACCGCGTTCGTGCTCGGGGAGCTGTACCGGCGGGCCGGCGCGTGGAAGTTCCGGGCGGTGGGCCAGGGGTACGACTCCGGGCTGGCCGGGCTCGCCACCGACTTCGGGATCACGGTCGACGATCCCGCCCCGACCCCGGCCCCGGCTCTGGCCACCACCCCACCTCCGCCGGTGCCGGTGCAGGTCCAGCGGGCGGTGGATCCGCCCGTGCCCGCCCGTCCGGTACGGCTGTCGAAGATCACCTTGACGAAGGCGGCCCCCTCGGTGTCGCTGACCAAGCAGGGGGCCACCTCAGGGGGCATGCGGGTCAACCTCACGTGGAGCGCCGCCGTGCCGCCGCGCGGCTGGATGCGGAAGGGGCAGGACGCCGTCCGGCTGGAGGACGTGGACCTCGACCTCTCCTGCCTGTGGGAGCTGCGGAACGGAACCAAGGGGATCGTCCATCCCATCGACAACCAGTTCGGCTCCTTCCACCGGCCGCCGTACGTCCAGCTGGACCACGACGACCGGACCGGTGCGAGCGAGGCCGGTGAGAACCTCATGATCAACCTTGATCACACGGCCGAGATCGAGCGCCTCCTGGTGTTCGTGGTCATCTACTCCGGGGCCGCTAGCTTCGCGGGGCTCCAAGGAGTCGCCACGCTCCATCCGCCCGTCGGTCCGCCGATCGAGGTGCGCCTGGACGAGTGCACCGTCCCGTCGCCGGTGGCCGCGATCGCTCTGATCGAGAACGTGGGCGGGGAGCTGATCGTCCGGCGGGAGGCGAAGTACCTCCTGCCGGCGCCCGGTGTCTTCAAGCAGCAGGCGGCGGACATCGAGTACGGCTGGAACATGAGCTGGCAGTCGGCGAGCAAGGACTGACCCGCCGGGTCCCGGACCTCACCCCGCCAGGTCCCCGGCGTCCAGCGGCCGCCGCCACACGATGCGCCGGTGCACGGCGTCGAGGTCGGCCCATGTGCCTGTTCCAGTACGCAGACGACCCCGAGCCCGAAGAACGGACCCCGGCCGGGCTGCTGTACGTGCCCGTCCGGCCGGGAGGCGGTGCCGGGGCGGTGATCCGGCTGTTCCGCACGCCGCTGGGGGTGCGGACGGCCGTCGGTTCCACCCGTGTGGAGCGGCTGGCCGCGAACCTCGGCGAGGGCCAGGCGTGCATCCGGTTGTCCGAGTCGTTGCTGCGGGACCTGTGCGCGCCGCTCGGCGCGGAGCTGATCACCGTCGACCCGATGCTGTCCGCACCGGCGGCCGGTGCCACGACCCGGCTGCCGCAGCCGCTCCCGGTCCGCACCGTCTGAGGGGGACGCCACGGCTCGCGGCGGCACCGCGTCCACACGTGTCAAAAAGACTTCGGTCGGGATGTCGAGAAGACGCGGCCGGCTCCGTCCCAGGGGTGAACGCGACCACAATGGGTCGCACCAGCACCGAGGAGAACCATCATGGCCAAGTACCTCCTGCTCAAGCACTACCGCGGCGCTCCGGCGGCGGTCAACGACGTGCCCATGGACCAGTGGACGCCCGAGGAGATCTCGGCGCACATCCAGTACATGAACGACTTCGCGGCCCGGCTCGAAGGGACCGGCGAGTTCGTCGACGGTCAGGCGCTCGCCCCCGAGGGGACCTTCGTCCGGTACGACGGGGAGGGGCGTCCGCCGGTCACCGACGGCCCGTTCGCGGAGACCAAGGACCTGATCGCCGGCTGGATGGTGATCGACGTCGACAGCTACGAGCGCGCCGTCGAACTGGCAGGAGAGCTGTCGGCCGCCCCCGGGGCGGGCGGGAAGCCGATCCACGAGTGGCTCGAACTGCGTCCGTTCCTGGCCGCGCCGCCCACCATCACGGAATGACCCCACCGATGGACGAGGCCCTGCTCAGGAGCCTCACGCCGAGCGTGCTCGGGATCCTCGTCCGCCGCGGAGCCGATTTCGCGGCGGCCGAGGACGCCGTCCAGGAAGCCCTGGTCGAGGCGGTCCGGACCTGGCCCGCCGACCCTCCGCGGGATCCGAAGGGCTGGCTGGTCACCGTGGCCTGGCGCCGGTTCCTCGACGCGACCAGGGCGGACGCCGCACGCCGCCGGCGTGAGGACCTCGTGGAAGAGGAG
Protein-coding sequences here:
- a CDS encoding MFS transporter, translated to MESLALLTLAEHPTTAPPLATYGAVLGSRHVVRLLGGTLIGRLPNSMVPVGLVLWITGCGGSLAFAGMLTALYGLASGLSQPVKGRLMDRYGQTRVSTPAVLLNASCLATLPSIGVGGHPAAVTAVVGLAGLVTPPLEAGLRALWPTVLPDLGRRRVVQALDTGSQGLLYIAGPLLASWLATTHGPDTALAATAALGLAGTTVVLTAAPSQAWRPATGVTERGRLMSAGLVLLFTALAGTGFAFGAMNVWAARMAGTHGQAMLCGLLPAVFSTGSFLGSLIYARRAWPGTTKSQLITTSALFLLGWAPLLAQPGPRTAFALTAIPGLFFTLIITNGFHTVDDLASASRTTEAYAWLILSVGTGQAAGTALAAALAAYPGVLAALPTGGAATALTILLLARGKLGPGRRLGRHRRPRQQGQPRRMPPPTRWRAAGAASLPLASTGSEGALRAVPGHARGNRRAAAPRPNRWRSTSMMVAAAEPRRPHASAVE
- a CDS encoding DUF4253 domain-containing protein, which translates into the protein MTTRSTPPTALLTDPTGETAVLGLPPGSLVTETHDGPWREPLLWVADGTAVPGAWARYRSVRDAVGLQPVLLQDEPGSEEWWGGELDPGMMSDPGDHQVEDVLQTLWESAVSETEENEDEEDAGETIAPFTGHWPGLASVGGTPVDPEATAGDVADALIGPWLKSPRLALVPVGRPADLPAAIGWSGPVNHVTDVARLCAVLRSWEDRFGARVVALSSARLDLSVAAPPQSLDEALAVAAEHFAFCPDTIWQGYESIRLYAEQALLGNPHWTFWWD
- a CDS encoding LysR family transcriptional regulator produces the protein MFDENRLRVFAAIAREGSVTAAAAALHYAQPSVSHHLARLEAEAGVPLVQRAGRGIRLTEAGRLLADRAEEILGRIESARTELAAHAGLSAGRVRLAAFPSALATLVPAVAAAFGVAHPDIELALTEAEPPEALAALRRGEADVAFTFHHGDGPPGGREGHTVTPILHEPLYVVSRAGASWPGPRTDLDTYRGQRWIAGCERCRSHLLSACGKRGFTPTIAFETDDYVAAQALVAAGLGVSTLPGLALRAHLHPGVRIDRLPDDHRFVDAVVYGAPPLPAPVEAFLKVLKETALQPVPWP
- a CDS encoding threonine ammonia-lyase, with translation MHSPTISDVLRARRLQSAHLSPTPLLSYPALDATVGAGIRVLVKHENLQPTGALKVRGGVTLLAGMDPVERARGVLSYSTGNHAQSLAHAAALFHVPCTIVMPKNPNPLKAEAVRRLGAELVEHGADFEEARRHAEQLAPRRGMRLVSAANEPDLIAGVATTYLEVFEQEPDLDAIIVPVGGGSGAAAACLVAAAISPRCRVIAVQSRRSPAAHDSWRSGSCVQRPNTTTAEGLATGSGFELTQRLFREHLADFQLVGDDEIRWAQWLLMRDARTVAEAAAAAPLAALLAARDDLAGQRVAIMCTGGNAGEAELRACLSAAPSGG
- a CDS encoding polyprenyl synthetase family protein; translated protein: MHVNVTATTLERVAGHRIRFDARFEQYFAGLGERFDVPVPSRYVPHCLELLREFSMRGGKRLRVVLLYEAARLVTTDEVPGLAEAALSIELLQTHGLVHDDIIDDAPLRRGGPSTYYAYRREFPGQGAKALGLAMLAGDLAAFLSTQVLLEAEVPAELRQALLGVHTRTAAETVAGQIADLERDSHTLPDEEFLHTVTDFKSARYSILAPLTMGLLAAGGDPAPHRARLHRYSRLVGVSEQMRDDFLDFFGPSGDDPAAEVKSTGADIRSGRRTYAVRATLAAATGADAALVEAALGDPGCPDETLGRIREIARAAGVDRRLKAEIRRHAEAAAAEAASWEPYWRAEAVEFFRGLPMWNVDRMS
- a CDS encoding MarR family winged helix-turn-helix transcriptional regulator, which translates into the protein MGEQSHGRVLSFVVRHAWLSMRAAIGAELEEFGLTVPQFATLMIVGETPGISVAQLARLVGSSRQAANEMLAALERDGLIVRAPHATDRRTHQLSLTELGRARYENALPAVQRREAELEAGLTPEQCEAAFAWMSAMSNACQEGRGN
- a CDS encoding MFS transporter, producing MSSATSPASSTPPPGRQRLILGVLVFAQLLIWLDGTILTTAFETLSDPVRGLGATPGELQWATGAYTLVFAGLMFTGGSLGDRFGHRNLLLTGMALFGAASALAAYATTPGQLIAARAVMGAGAALLVPATMAVVSWTFQPAQRPAAFGTLSSFAGVGLAAGPILAGVLLARFWWGSVFLVNVPVVVLGLGFIARYVPNSRSPQVRRLDPAGLLLSTGGLGILAYGLIRAGQDASFAQPRVWGSALVGSALIAAFVVVELRIAHPSFDPRLLAQRRFAAGNLTLMAVFLAMTAGSFYLAFYLQGLRGYSALDASLLALPGALGVIVGSPIAVRLVRRTSVRLVSSIALTVAAAAMGSFALFGAATPIVWYAAVVLVQGTAIGMVIAPVTGAVLGSLPLERSGAGSAVNSTLRQTGSVLGIAAGGTITSIVYRSSIDGSLTGLPDPVREPARVSAELARHVAVATHDTRLAAAADSAFLHAMHVGALWTAGFALIGAAVLAVGFRPDRPTGREQEREREQERTREVGRAARAGSSTPV
- a CDS encoding NIPSNAP family protein, translating into MITIHLKYEIDVDKLAEFEEYGRRWVRLVNRFGGTHHGYFLPSEGDSDIAYALFSFPGFAAYEQYRTDSMSDPECQAAFDLARETRCIKRYERRFLRPLETPGH
- a CDS encoding TerD family protein, coding for MSMRKGANVPVPSATVRVELGWRAGPGAPDVDVSALLLTAAGKVRSDDDFVFYNQPVHPSGAVRHEGRRQDGTGVLETIGVTLSGVEEEIGTVVVAASTDGTFGQVSGLFVRVLDARSGVETARFDATDATTETAFVLGELYRRAGAWKFRAVGQGYDSGLAGLATDFGITVDDPAPTPAPALATTPPPPVPVQVQRAVDPPVPARPVRLSKITLTKAAPSVSLTKQGATSGGMRVNLTWSAAVPPRGWMRKGQDAVRLEDVDLDLSCLWELRNGTKGIVHPIDNQFGSFHRPPYVQLDHDDRTGASEAGENLMINLDHTAEIERLLVFVVIYSGAASFAGLQGVATLHPPVGPPIEVRLDECTVPSPVAAIALIENVGGELIVRREAKYLLPAPGVFKQQAADIEYGWNMSWQSASKD